Proteins from a genomic interval of Quercus robur chromosome 9, dhQueRobu3.1, whole genome shotgun sequence:
- the LOC126698910 gene encoding pentatricopeptide repeat-containing protein At3g60050-like: MNSIFLFGPRLVHKLSCFLVVSRKLCDRGFDGDKVDNGFGCIEESLKAMWKYSDSDPILDEKPNTSEDGSSIRGHFSVRRSFFDNVKSDASRVLDILEQDGPGFDTKLALHELCIRVSGLLVREVLLGILRNVNYANKMRCAKLGYKFFVWSGQQENYRHTANSYHLIMKIFADCEEFKAMWRLVDEMIENGFPTTARTFNILICTCGGAGLARKVVERFIKSKTFNFRPFKHSYNAILHSLLSVNQYKLIEWVYQQMIVEGHSPDILTYNVVMCAKYRLGKLDQFHRLLDEMGRSGFSPDFHTYNILLHVLGKGDKPLAALNLLNHMKEVGFDPSVLHFTTLIDGLSRAGNLDACRYFFNEMTKNGCMPDVVSYTVMITGYIVAGELEKAQEMFDEMIIKGQLPNVFTYNSMIRGFCMAGKFEEARSMLKEMESRGCNPNFLVYSTLVSNLRNAGKLSEAHEVIRHMVDKGQYVHLLSKIKKYRRC, encoded by the coding sequence ATGAACTCTATATTCCTGTTTGGTCCAAGACTAGTTCACAAGTTGTCATGTTTTTTGGTCGTTTCGAGGAAATTGTGCGACCGGGGTTTTGATGGGGATAAGGTTGATAATGGGTTTGGATGCATTGAGGAATCCTTGAAAGCAATGTGGAAATATTCGGATTCTGATCCCATTTTGGATGAAAAACCCAATACCAGTGAGGATGGGAGTTCCATCCGGGGACATTTTTCGGTTAGGCGGAGTTTTTTTGATAATGTAAAGAGTGATGCTAGTAGGGTCCTTGATATTCTTGAGCAAGATGGGCCAGGGTTCGATACCAAATTGGCTCTACACGAGTTGTGTATAAGGGTTTCGGGGCTGCTTGTGAGGGAAGTTCTGTTGGGAATATTGAGGAATGTAAATTATGCGAATAAAATGCGGTGTGCGAAATTGGGGTATAAGTTTTTCGTGTGGTCTGGCCAGCAGGAGAATTATAGGCACACGGCAAACTCTTACCATTTAATAATGAAGATATTTGCGGATTGTGAGGAGTTTAAGGCAATGTGGAGGCTAGTTgatgagatgattgagaatggGTTCCCAACTACAGCTCGTACGTTTAATATACTTATATGTACTTGTGGTGGGGCGGGATTGGCTAGGAAGGTTGTGGAGAGGTTCATTAAATCAAAGACGTTTAACTTTAGGCCATTCAAACATTCATACAATGCGATTCTACATTCCCTTCTTTCAGTTAACCAGTACAAGTTGATTGAGTGGGTATATCAGCAGATGATAGTTGAGGGTCATTCTCCGGATATTCTAACGTATAATGTTGTCATGTGTGCAAAGTATAGGTTGGGGAAGTTGGATCAGTTTCATAGACTGCTTGATGAAATGGGTAGGAGTGGTTTTTCTCCAGACTTTCATACATATAATATTCTTCTTCATGTCCTGGGTAAAGGTGACAAGCCACTTGCAGCTCTTAATCTTTTGAATCACATGAAGGAAGTAGGTTTTGATCCTAGTGTTCTTCACTTCACCACGTTGATAGATGGACTTAGCAGGGCTGGAAATTTGGATGCCTgcagatatttttttaatgaaatgacAAAGAATGGGTGTATGCCAGATGTGGTTTCTTACACTGTAATGATCACAGGATATATTGTGGCCGGGGAGCTAGAGAAAGCTCAGGAAATGTTTGATGAGATGATAATCAAGGGACAGCTTCCAAATGTATTCACATACAATTCCATGATTCGTGGTTTTTGTATGGCTGGGAAATTTGAAGAGGCGCGCTCAATGCTTAAGGAAATGGAATCTAGAGGTTGTAATCCAAATTTCCTTGTGTACAGTACCCTAGTGAGTAATTTGCGAAATGCTGGAAAGCTTTCTGAAGCTCATGAAGTAATAAGACATATGGTGGACAAGGGACAATATGTCCATCTTCTCTCAAAGATCAAGAAATACAGGAGATGCTAA